In the Oryza glaberrima chromosome 6, OglaRS2, whole genome shotgun sequence genome, one interval contains:
- the LOC127777053 gene encoding patatin-like protein 3, giving the protein MDDQGKFYHWKILWQHIHHQPVYYYYYYFCHKPTTPKTTPGHAARQRQSARARRAVSSSINLAPRARKKTTKPEHPPQLLSFSFASLQKSISEKPRTKRLSSTSRLLMATTSSLALPLFAGGGGSDRLSQEIFSILESNFLFGAPPPEGPAGYYSSVGRVRVLSIDGGADGGALAAAALVRLERRLKELSGNPDARVADYFDLAAGSGAGGFLAAALFACRMPAEAARDVVARNRKVFSGRRGRGGGLFWRPESVFKKVFGDLTVRDTAKPLLIPCYDMATAAPFVFSRADAVEADAFDFPLWQVCAAACGVGPAEVASLDGRTRLRAAAATGGGGAVSNPAAVAVTHVLHNKREFPFAAGAGDLVVLSLGGNNAAAGPRASSSSLLRIAGACQADMVDQAVSMAFGECRATNYIRIQGNGIVAGAAAATAEAAMTERSVESVLFRGKKVMAQTNGERLDGVAEQLVREHHRRMESKAPVVLIKPSATPRTSSSSASTLITVSTNASSESP; this is encoded by the exons ATGGATGATCAGGGGAAA TTTTATCACTGGAAAATACTTTGGCAACATATACATCACCAACcggtttattattattattattatttttgccaCAAACCCACGACCCCCAAAACAACCCCAGGACACGCGGCGCGACAGCGACAAAGCGCACGCGCGCGGCGAGCTGTGAGCTCCAGTATAAATCTGGCGCCGCGagcgaggaagaagacgaccaaGCCGGAGCACCCACCTCAGCTTCTCAGCTTCAGCTTCGCTTCGCTACAGAAAAGCATCTCGGAAAAGCCAAGAACCAAACGGCTCAGCTCTACGTCGCGTTTGCTAATGGCGACAACCTCCTCGCTCGCGCTGCCgctgttcgccggcggcggcggctccgaccGCCTCAGCCAGGAGATCTTCTCCATCCTCGAGTCCAACTTCCTcttcggcgcgccgccgccggaggggcCTGCAGGTTACTACTCCTCCGTTGGCCGCGTCCGCGTGCTCTCGATtgatggcggcgccgacggcggcgcgctcgccgcggccgcgctggTCCGCCTCGAGCGCCGGCTTAAGGAGCTCTCCGGGAACCCCGATGCCCGCGTCGCCGACTACTTTGACCTGGcggccggctccggcgccggcgggttcctcgccgccgcgctgttCGCGTGCCGGatgccggcggaggcggcgcgcgacgTCGTTGCCAGGAACCGGAAGGTGTTCTCCGGCCGCCGTGGGCGGGGGGGTGGCCTGTTCTGGAGGCCGGAGTCGGTGTTCAAGAAGGTGTTCGGCGACCTGACGGTGAGGGACACCGCCAAGCCGCTGCTGATACCCTGCTACgacatggcgacggcggcgccgttcgTCTTctcccgcgccgacgccgtcgaggcCGACGCGTTCGACTTCCCGCTGTGGCAGGTCTGCgccgcggcgtgcggcgtggGCCCCGCCGAGGTCGCCTCCCTCGACGGCCGGACCAGgctccgcgccgcggcggccacgggcggcggcggcgccgtgtcCAACCCGGCCGCGGTGGCCGTCACCCACGTGCTCCACAACAAGCGCGAgttccccttcgccgccggcgccggcgacctcgtcgTGCTGTCCCTCGGCGGgaacaacgccgccgccggcccccgcgcgtcgtcgtcgagccTCCTGCGCATCGCCGGAGCTTGCCAGGCCGACATG GTGGACCAAGCTGTATCAATGGCGTTCGGCGAGTGCAGGGCAACCAACTACATCCGTATCCAG GGCAATGGCATTgtggccggagcggcggcggcgacggcggaggcggcgatgacGGAGAGGAGCGTGGAGTCGGTGCTGTTCAGGGGGAAGAAGGTGATGGCGCAGACGAACGGCGAGCGGCTGGACGGCGTGGCGGAGCAGCTGGTGAGGGAGCACCACCGGAGGATGGAGAGCAAGGCGCCGGTGGTGCTCATCAAGccgtcggcgacgccgcggacgtcgtcgtcgtcggcgtccacgCTCATCACCGTCTCCACCAACGCCTCGTCGGAGTCGCCATGA
- the LOC127778000 gene encoding uncharacterized protein LOC127778000 isoform X1 has translation MDKAEEGQSSEPADSAAPAQDDSVQTASGHNSRRPNLSLQIPARTLDNQIGTSARINISPSPSSTRAGLPPRPNSTRTKSSLKSIIPQQSFRARSSAQEGDRAILLVPGTPSEGQQDNTSTLRSFSFRKVINSLSAKRTHSLPVTPIATSDKTSSPANQINNLPTTDDQDVQARIRRSLSVPGNRKNRSLRRADSLGVIRVIPTTPRPIPVNTTASSDGIEETVDVPGDGGEDIPEEEAVCRICLVELNEGGETLKMECSCKGELALAHQDCAVKWFSIKGNKICDVCKQEVQNLPVTLLRIPTQTANRRVTNGAHQRASQQYSYNRFWQDIPILVMVSMLAYFCFLEQLLVTDLQSHALAISLPFSCVLGLLSSMIASTMVTKSYLWAYASFQFAIVILFAHIFYNVLKVNPVLAVLLSSFTGFGIAISANSMLVEYLRWRSRRNQQLAQTVDDGQQQEPGSNAVNENNGDRQQAQHQESGDNIV, from the exons ATGGACAAAGCGGAGGAGGGCCAGTCTTCGGAGCCCGCCGATTCAGCG GCACCAGCCCAGGATGACAGTGTGCAAACTGCATCTGGGCATAATTCACGAAGGCCAAACCTTTCTTTGCAAATACCAGCTAGGACCCTGGATAACCAAATAGGCACTTCAGCGAGAATTAATATATCCCCTAGCCCCAGCTCAACGAGAGCAGGATTGCCCCCGAGGCCTAATTCAACTAGAACAAAATCTTCTCTGAAGAGCATCATTCCGCAACAGAGTTTCAGGGCGAGAAGTTCAGCACAGGAAGGTGATCGGGCGATCCTTCTGGTTCCTGGGACACCATCAGAAGGGCAGCAGGATAATACATCAACGTTGAGatcattttcttttagaaaagtcATAAACTCGTTATCCGCAAAACGTACACATTCTTTGCCAGTCACACCTATAGCAACTTCAGACAAAACTTCTTCTCCGGCAAATCAGATCAACAACCTACCAACCACAGAT GATCAAGATGTTCAAGCAAGAATTAGGCGCTCACTTTCAGTACCAGGAAATCGTAAAAACAGGAGTTTGAGGAGGGCGGATTCATTAGGTGTCATCCGTGTGATTCCAACAACTCCCCGACCTATCCCAGTTAATACAACTGCATCAAGTGATGGGATTGAGGAGACAGTGGATG TTCCTGGAGATGGAGGCGAAGATATCCCTGAAGAAGAGGCAGTCTGCAGAATTTGTCTAGTTGAACTAAATGAAGGAGGGGAAACACTTAAAATGGAGTGCAGCTGCAAAGGGGAACTTGCTCTTGCACACCAAGATTGCGCTGTCAAATGGTTTAGCATCAAGGGAAACAAGATATGTGATGTTTGTAAGCAAGAAGTTCAAAATTTGCCTGTCACTTTGTTGAGAATACCGACTCAAACTGCTAATAGGCGAGTAACAAATGGTGCTCATCAAAGAGCCTCTCAACAATACAG TTATAACAGATTTTGGCAGGACATTCCAATTTTGGTCATGGTTAGCATGCTTGCATACTTCTGCTTCTTGGAACAACTTCTG GTTACAGATTTGCAGTCACACGCACTGGCAATTTCGTTGCCTTTCTCATGCGTGTTGGGCCTCCTTTCTTCCATGATAGCATCCACCATGG TAACCAAGAGTTATCTATGGGCCTATGCTTCGTTCCAGTTTGCTATTGTGATACTGTTTGCTCATATCTTCTACAATGTG TTAAAAGTAAATCCAGTCCTTGCGGTCCTACTATCCTCATTCACTGGGTTTGGGATTGCTATCAGTGCGAACTCAATGCTAGTGGAATACTTGAGGTGGAGATCTAGGAGGAATCAACAGCTAGCTCAAACTGTCGATGATGGTCAGCAACAAGAACCTGGAAGTAATGCTGTAAATGAAAACAATGGTGATAGACAGCAAGCGCAGCATCAAGAATCTGGAGATAACATTGTATGA
- the LOC127778000 gene encoding uncharacterized protein LOC127778000 isoform X2 encodes MDKAEEGQSSEPADSAAPAQDDSVQTASGHNSRRPNLSLQIPARTLDNQIGTSARINISPSPSSTRAGLPPRPNSTRTKSSLKSIIPQQSFRARSSAQEGDRAILLVPGTPSEGQQDNTSTLRSFSFRKVINSLSAKRTHSLPVTPIATSDKTSSPANQINNLPTTDDQDVQARIRRSLSVPGNRKNRSLRRADSLGVIRVIPTTPRPIPVNTTASSDGIEETVDVPGDGGEDIPEEEAVCRICLVELNEGGETLKMECSCKGELALAHQDCAVKWFSIKGNKICDVCKQEVQNLPVTLLRIPTQTANRRVTNGAHQRASQQYRFWQDIPILVMVSMLAYFCFLEQLLVTDLQSHALAISLPFSCVLGLLSSMIASTMVTKSYLWAYASFQFAIVILFAHIFYNVLKVNPVLAVLLSSFTGFGIAISANSMLVEYLRWRSRRNQQLAQTVDDGQQQEPGSNAVNENNGDRQQAQHQESGDNIV; translated from the exons ATGGACAAAGCGGAGGAGGGCCAGTCTTCGGAGCCCGCCGATTCAGCG GCACCAGCCCAGGATGACAGTGTGCAAACTGCATCTGGGCATAATTCACGAAGGCCAAACCTTTCTTTGCAAATACCAGCTAGGACCCTGGATAACCAAATAGGCACTTCAGCGAGAATTAATATATCCCCTAGCCCCAGCTCAACGAGAGCAGGATTGCCCCCGAGGCCTAATTCAACTAGAACAAAATCTTCTCTGAAGAGCATCATTCCGCAACAGAGTTTCAGGGCGAGAAGTTCAGCACAGGAAGGTGATCGGGCGATCCTTCTGGTTCCTGGGACACCATCAGAAGGGCAGCAGGATAATACATCAACGTTGAGatcattttcttttagaaaagtcATAAACTCGTTATCCGCAAAACGTACACATTCTTTGCCAGTCACACCTATAGCAACTTCAGACAAAACTTCTTCTCCGGCAAATCAGATCAACAACCTACCAACCACAGAT GATCAAGATGTTCAAGCAAGAATTAGGCGCTCACTTTCAGTACCAGGAAATCGTAAAAACAGGAGTTTGAGGAGGGCGGATTCATTAGGTGTCATCCGTGTGATTCCAACAACTCCCCGACCTATCCCAGTTAATACAACTGCATCAAGTGATGGGATTGAGGAGACAGTGGATG TTCCTGGAGATGGAGGCGAAGATATCCCTGAAGAAGAGGCAGTCTGCAGAATTTGTCTAGTTGAACTAAATGAAGGAGGGGAAACACTTAAAATGGAGTGCAGCTGCAAAGGGGAACTTGCTCTTGCACACCAAGATTGCGCTGTCAAATGGTTTAGCATCAAGGGAAACAAGATATGTGATGTTTGTAAGCAAGAAGTTCAAAATTTGCCTGTCACTTTGTTGAGAATACCGACTCAAACTGCTAATAGGCGAGTAACAAATGGTGCTCATCAAAGAGCCTCTCAACAATACAG ATTTTGGCAGGACATTCCAATTTTGGTCATGGTTAGCATGCTTGCATACTTCTGCTTCTTGGAACAACTTCTG GTTACAGATTTGCAGTCACACGCACTGGCAATTTCGTTGCCTTTCTCATGCGTGTTGGGCCTCCTTTCTTCCATGATAGCATCCACCATGG TAACCAAGAGTTATCTATGGGCCTATGCTTCGTTCCAGTTTGCTATTGTGATACTGTTTGCTCATATCTTCTACAATGTG TTAAAAGTAAATCCAGTCCTTGCGGTCCTACTATCCTCATTCACTGGGTTTGGGATTGCTATCAGTGCGAACTCAATGCTAGTGGAATACTTGAGGTGGAGATCTAGGAGGAATCAACAGCTAGCTCAAACTGTCGATGATGGTCAGCAACAAGAACCTGGAAGTAATGCTGTAAATGAAAACAATGGTGATAGACAGCAAGCGCAGCATCAAGAATCTGGAGATAACATTGTATGA
- the LOC127775518 gene encoding probable 3-hydroxyisobutyrate dehydrogenase, mitochondrial isoform X1 → MGVVGWRVRSMVQHLGWNCRRGLSSAAVQSQLENVGFIGLGNMGAHMARNLVMAGYKVTVHDVNENTMKKFSDDGIPTKLSPLEVSKSSDVVITMLPSSAHVLDVYNGRNGLLANGGCLGPWLYIDSSTVDPQTSRKISMDISKCTLKEKKAYAEKPMMLDAPVSGGVPAAEAGKLTFMVGGSEEAYLAAKPLLLSMGKKTIYCGGAGNGSVAKICNNMAMAISMLGVSEAFALGQNLGIKASVLTDIFNCSSARCWSSDTYNPVPGVMMDVPSSRNYDGGFTSKLMTKDLDLAMASASGVGFNCPFGSQALEIYRKLCADGCELKDFSCAFRHNYAGKDEN, encoded by the exons ATGGGGGTTGTTGGATGGAGGGTTCGTTCGATGGTCCAACATTTGGGTTGGAACTGTCGCCGGGGCCTCTCGTCCGCTGCGGTTCAATCTCAGTTGGAG AATGTAGGATTCATAGGACTGGGAAATATGGGTGCCCATATGGCGAGGAACCTGGTAATGGCTGGATATAAAGTGACTGTTCATGATGT CAATGAGAATACCATGAAGAAATTCTCGGATGATGGAATTCCCACAAAACTGTCTCCACTTGAAGTGTCCAAGTCTAGTGATGTCGTAATTACGATGCTGCCTTCGTCTGCCCAT GTATTAGATGTATACAATGGACGGAATGGTTTGCTTGCTAATGGGGGCTGCCTTGGACCTTGGTTGTATATAGATTCATCCACAGTTGATCCACAAACATCAAGGAAAATATCCATGGACATCTCAAaatgcactttgaaagaaaagaaag CCTATGCTGAAAAACCGATGATGCTGGATGCTCCTGTTTCCGGAGGTGTTCCTGCTGCAGAAGCTGGGAAACTCACTTTCATG GTAGGTGGTTCAGAAGAAGCATATCTAGCAGCAAAACCCTTACTTCTCTCAATGGgcaaaaaaacaatatattgtGGCGGGGCTGGAAATGGCTCG GTTGCAAAGATTTGTAACAACATGGCAATGGCCATCAGCATGCTTGGAGTCTCCGAAGCTTTTGCTCTTGGTCAGAATCTCGGCATCAAAGCTAGCGTTCTTACAGACATATTCAACTGCTCAAGTGCCCGCTGCTGGAGCAG TGACACATATAACCCAGTTCCTGGAGTAATGATGGATGTGCCATCATCGAGGAACTATGATGGTGGTTTCACCTCCAAACTAATG ACCAAAGATTTGGATTTGGCCATGGCCTCTGCATCTGGAGTTGGCTTCAATTGTCCCTTTGGTTCTCAGGCACTtgaaat TTACCGAAAGCTATGTGCTGATGGCTGTGAACTCAAGGACTTCTCATGTGCATTTCGCCACAACTATGCTGGCAAAGATGAAAATTGA
- the LOC127775518 gene encoding probable 3-hydroxyisobutyrate dehydrogenase, mitochondrial isoform X2: MEGSFDGPTFGLELSPGPLVRCGSISVGGFIGLGNMGAHMARNLVMAGYKVTVHDVNENTMKKFSDDGIPTKLSPLEVSKSSDVVITMLPSSAHVLDVYNGRNGLLANGGCLGPWLYIDSSTVDPQTSRKISMDISKCTLKEKKAYAEKPMMLDAPVSGGVPAAEAGKLTFMVGGSEEAYLAAKPLLLSMGKKTIYCGGAGNGSVAKICNNMAMAISMLGVSEAFALGQNLGIKASVLTDIFNCSSARCWSSDTYNPVPGVMMDVPSSRNYDGGFTSKLMTKDLDLAMASASGVGFNCPFGSQALEIYRKLCADGCELKDFSCAFRHNYAGKDEN; encoded by the exons ATGGAGGGTTCGTTCGATGGTCCAACATTTGGGTTGGAACTGTCGCCGGGGCCTCTCGTCCGCTGCGGTTCAATCTCAGTTGGAG GATTCATAGGACTGGGAAATATGGGTGCCCATATGGCGAGGAACCTGGTAATGGCTGGATATAAAGTGACTGTTCATGATGT CAATGAGAATACCATGAAGAAATTCTCGGATGATGGAATTCCCACAAAACTGTCTCCACTTGAAGTGTCCAAGTCTAGTGATGTCGTAATTACGATGCTGCCTTCGTCTGCCCAT GTATTAGATGTATACAATGGACGGAATGGTTTGCTTGCTAATGGGGGCTGCCTTGGACCTTGGTTGTATATAGATTCATCCACAGTTGATCCACAAACATCAAGGAAAATATCCATGGACATCTCAAaatgcactttgaaagaaaagaaag CCTATGCTGAAAAACCGATGATGCTGGATGCTCCTGTTTCCGGAGGTGTTCCTGCTGCAGAAGCTGGGAAACTCACTTTCATG GTAGGTGGTTCAGAAGAAGCATATCTAGCAGCAAAACCCTTACTTCTCTCAATGGgcaaaaaaacaatatattgtGGCGGGGCTGGAAATGGCTCG GTTGCAAAGATTTGTAACAACATGGCAATGGCCATCAGCATGCTTGGAGTCTCCGAAGCTTTTGCTCTTGGTCAGAATCTCGGCATCAAAGCTAGCGTTCTTACAGACATATTCAACTGCTCAAGTGCCCGCTGCTGGAGCAG TGACACATATAACCCAGTTCCTGGAGTAATGATGGATGTGCCATCATCGAGGAACTATGATGGTGGTTTCACCTCCAAACTAATG ACCAAAGATTTGGATTTGGCCATGGCCTCTGCATCTGGAGTTGGCTTCAATTGTCCCTTTGGTTCTCAGGCACTtgaaat TTACCGAAAGCTATGTGCTGATGGCTGTGAACTCAAGGACTTCTCATGTGCATTTCGCCACAACTATGCTGGCAAAGATGAAAATTGA